One Rosa chinensis cultivar Old Blush chromosome 3, RchiOBHm-V2, whole genome shotgun sequence DNA window includes the following coding sequences:
- the LOC112195394 gene encoding protein ASYMMETRIC LEAVES 2: MASSSSNSPCAACKFLRRKCQPECVFAPYFPPDQPQKFANVHKVFGASNVTKLLNELHPHQREDAVNSLAYEADMRLRDPVYGCVGVISLLQHQLRQLQMDLTCAKSELSKYQNLQGITSHGLIAAAAAAAASHHSNNILNNQYNFLSSSRERERDINLISSTTTGIGIGTGGGGGGRGSADQYNSISHHQFFPRDQQQQQMIRTFDQAAAGNINYDASSLLAMNVSAGIPFQQPRAAAGDDRRTIDPS, translated from the coding sequence ATGGCATCGTCGTCGTCAAATTCGCCGTGTGCAGCCTGTAAGTTTTTGCGTCGCAAGTGCCAGCCGGAGTGCGTATTTGCTCCGTACTTCCCACCGGACCAGCCCCAGAAGTTTGCAAATGTTCACAAAGTCTTTGGGGCGAGCAACGTGACCAAGCTGCTTAACGAGTTGCACCCCCACCAGCGTGAGGACGCTGTCAATTCTCTTGCCTACGAGGCTGACATGCGCCTCCGTGATCCCGTCTACGGTTGCGTCGGAGTCATCTCTCTTCTCCAACACCAACTCCGCCAGCTTCAGATGGATCTAACCTGCGCCAAATCTGAACTCTCGAAATACCAAAACCTCCAGGGAATCACTAGCCACGGACTTATAgcagccgccgccgccgccgccgccagcCACCACAGTAACAACATTCTTAATAATCAATATAACTTTTTGTCCTCGTCccgggagagggagagagacatCAATCTGATCTCTAGTACCACCACTGGCATTGGCATTGGCACCGGAGGGGGAGGAGGAGGCCGCGGATCAGCAGACCAATATAATAGTATATCACACCACCAGTTCTTCCCCAGAgatcagcaacaacaacagaTGATCAGGACATTTGATCAGGCGGCAGCGGGAAACATTAACTATGATGCAAGCAGCCTTTTGGCCATGAACGTCTCAGCCGGCATTCCATTTCAGCAACCTAGGGCTGCTGCTGGGGATGACCGCCGAACCATTGATCCCTCTTAG